CCTCCGCCGCTTCCGCTGCCCCCGCTGCCTCCGCACGACAGGCGGCACGGGCGGCACGGTGCCGCCGGTCCAGGTGCGTTCCACCACCTCGGTGGCCGCGGCCAGGCGGGTGCCGCCGACCAGCTCCGCCAGCAGTTGCTGTGCGGTCGGCCGCAAGCGGGGATCCTTGGCCAGGGCCCGCTCCACGACCTGCCTGATCCCCTCGTCGAGCCCGTCCAGCCTGGGCCCCTCCTGCGTGATCCGGTACAGGATCTCCCCGGGCGCGCCGCCCCCGAACGGCAGCCGCCCCGTCCCCGCGAACGCGATCACCCCGCCCCACGCGAACACGTCGGCCGCGGGCGTGAGCGGCTCACCGCGCACCTGCTCGGGCGCCATGAACGCGGGTGTCCCGAGTATCGCCTGGCTGGCCAGGCCGTCGTGCTCGACGAGCTGGGCGATGCCGAAGTCGATCACGCGGGGGCCGAGCGGCGAGAGCAGCACGTTGGACGGCTTGAGGTCGCGATGGATCACCCCGGCCCCGTGGATGGCGCTCAGAGCGGTGGCGATGCCCACCGCGAGCGCCTCCAGGTTCCCGCCCGAGAGCGGCCCCTGATCGTGTACGGCCCGCGCCAGGTCGGGCCCCTTGACGTATTCGGTGACGAGGTAGGCGACGTCGCCGTCGATCCCCGCGTCCAGCACGGGCGCGGTGCAGAACCTGGCCACCCGGCGGGCCGCCGCGACCTCGCGCTGGAACCGCCGTCTGAACGCCGGGTCACGGGCCAGCGCGGGATGGATGACCTTGACCGCGGCCAGGCCACCGGTGGGCGTGGAGGCGAGATGCACCTCGCCCATGCCGCCGCTGCCGAGCAGGCGCCGCAGCGTGTACCCGCCTATGACCTCGTTCATCGCTGACAGATTAGCCAGAACCCGGTTATATCAGACTGATCCCTACCCGGCTGCCTGCGTCAACCGGTAGCGCGACGGCGGGATCCCGTACCGGTCGATGAACGCCTGCCGCAGCGTCTCCGCCGTTCCGAACCCGCACCGCACGGCCACGGACGCCATCGGCAGCGACGTGGAGGCGAGCAGGTGGGCGGCGGCCTCGGTGCGGGCCTGCCGGACGTACCGACCTGGCGTGAGCCCCAGGTGCTTGAGGAACAGCCGGGTGAGATGCCGCTCGCTCACGCCCGCCTCGGCCGCCAGCGCCGGGGTGGTCAGGTCGTCGCGCAGGTGGGCGGCGATGTGCTCGACGGTCCGCTTGACCAGGCTGTTCGCGGGGGCGGGGGCGCTGACGAACATGCTCATCTGCGCCTGGTTACCGGGCCGCTGCAGGTAGGTGACCAGGTTGCGGGCCACCATGCGGGCCAGCTCGGTGCCGTTGTCCTCCTCGACGAAGGCCAGGGTGAGGTCGAGCGCGGCGGTGACGCCGGCGGACGTGGAGACGTTCCCGTCGCGAATGAAGATCGGGTCGGCGTCCACGGTCACCTCGGGGAACCGGGCCGCCAGGGTCTGGGCCTCGCCCCAGTGGGTCGTGGCGCGCCGCCCGTCGAGCAGCCCGGCCGCGGCGAGGATGTACGCTCCCGTGCAGACGGACGCGACGCGGCGGCTCTCCCTGGCCAGCCTGCGGATGTGGCCGACGATGAGCGGGTCGGCGGCGGCGTCCTCGTGGCCGATCCCGCCGGAGATCACCAGCGTGTCGAGCGGCCCGGTGATCCGCTCCAGCGACTGCTGGGCCTGGATGACCAGCCCGGTGGCGGAGGTGATGGCCTGCCCGCCGGGTGTGGCCACGCGCACCTCGTAGTAGGGCGCGGCGCCGTGCCAGTTGGCGTCCTCCAGCGTCGAGGTGACGCATGCGATGTCGAGTAACGCCGCCGCGTGGTAGGCCACGACGACGACCCGTCGTCTCTCCATGGCCTCGACTGTAGGTCCGAAGGACGAAGAACCCAAGTTTCCGGACATCCCTGGCCGCTTCCCTTGGCACCCGACGGCGGCCCCGGAGACAGTCGGGGCATGACGACACCGACAAGCCCGACCACCGGTCGCCGCTGGGGCAGGTTCGCCCTGCACTACGTCGAGATGATCATCGCCATGTTCGCAGGCATGTTCGCGCTCGGCATGCTCGAGTCGGTCCTCGGGCTCAGCGTCTCCCTCGACCGGCAGCCGGACCTCGCGTACCTGCTCATGGCGTTCAACATGTCGGTCGGCATGGCCGTGTGGATGCGGATCCGCCGGCACGGCTGGGCCTCGACGCTGGAGATGTGCGCCGTGATGTTCGTCCCGGTCGTGCCGCTCTTCCCCCTGCTGTGGCTGGGCGTGATCGACGGCGGGGCGCTGATGCTCGTGGCGCACGTGGCGATGCTCCCGCTCATGCTGGCGGCGATGGCGCGCCGCCTCGACGAGTACGCCGGCTGCGCTCACTGAGCGCCTTGCGGTAGCCGTCGAGCACGTCCTGCCGCAGCAGATGCCCGAACCCGGCCCGCTCCAGCCGCAGCCCCAGGGCGGCGGCGCTGATCCGCAGGGTCGCCGCGGCGGCGGGCAGGCTCCAGTCGTGCCCGGCCAGCGTGCTCAGCAGATGGCCGCGCCTGACCTGCGCCTCCGACAGCCTGAACGTCTTCAGGTAGGCCAGCCGCCCGTCCACGTCCGTGATCGTCTCGCCGATGTGGTTCTCG
The nucleotide sequence above comes from Nonomuraea helvata. Encoded proteins:
- a CDS encoding GlxA family transcriptional regulator is translated as MERRRVVVVAYHAAALLDIACVTSTLEDANWHGAAPYYEVRVATPGGQAITSATGLVIQAQQSLERITGPLDTLVISGGIGHEDAAADPLIVGHIRRLARESRRVASVCTGAYILAAAGLLDGRRATTHWGEAQTLAARFPEVTVDADPIFIRDGNVSTSAGVTAALDLTLAFVEEDNGTELARMVARNLVTYLQRPGNQAQMSMFVSAPAPANSLVKRTVEHIAAHLRDDLTTPALAAEAGVSERHLTRLFLKHLGLTPGRYVRQARTEAAAHLLASTSLPMASVAVRCGFGTAETLRQAFIDRYGIPPSRYRLTQAAG
- a CDS encoding serine/threonine-protein kinase — protein: MNEVIGGYTLRRLLGSGGMGEVHLASTPTGGLAAVKVIHPALARDPAFRRRFQREVAAARRVARFCTAPVLDAGIDGDVAYLVTEYVKGPDLARAVHDQGPLSGGNLEALAVGIATALSAIHGAGVIHRDLKPSNVLLSPLGPRVIDFGIAQLVEHDGLASQAILGTPAFMAPEQVRGEPLTPAADVFAWGGVIAFAGTGRLPFGGGAPGEILYRITQEGPRLDGLDEGIRQVVERALAKDPRLRPTAQQLLAELVGGTRLAAATEVVERTWTGGTVPPVPPVVRRQRGQRKRRRWPWIAGAAALVLAVAAAVVPALLEKAWPYEAGFGDSWAVGSSEGGTARQSHSGYELTVKPGWRLWKSAPREEPEGGVIVSVKATLEKGSGEYGVWCHGSAGTGDRYEFGVSSSGQVTIVKRRTGTRGRTLYGPASTQSAAVNSIVAACGESGGKVTLRMWLNERLVAEASDADAPYGPNESGVHAASADTADLRVRFDSFELRPAGQ